A stretch of DNA from Falsibacillus albus:
CGACGGCTATCCGGGTGTCAAGGGCATCGGTGAGAAGACAGCTATGAAACTAATCCAGGAGTTCGAGCATATTGAAGGAATCATCGAAAATATTCAGCAGCTGACTCCCGGGCAAAAGAAAAAATTAGAAGCAGATATGGAAATGCTTCATTTATCCAGGCAGCTGGCTAAAATTCATTGCGAAGTGCCGCTTGAATTTACGCTCGAACAAGCTATTTGGAAGGAAATCCCTGATGATGGGCATGAAATGATTGAAACCCTAGAGCTTAAAGCACTGAGAAGGTTCATCGTTCAAAATCAAGGGTTCAATAATCAAAAGGTGATTGATTTCTAAGCCTCCATAACCCTGCTTAGAACATTGTAGACAAAAGGAGTCGAGACGATTTTATCTCGATTCCTTTTGTCATTTTTTGCTTTATTAACTTGCTATTTTTTCGTTGCTTTTTTTGCTGCATTTTCCAACTTGCTCTTCGGTTCCTGTGCAAATTCGGTGTCTTCCGCATAGCCTTGAGGCGAAACGCCAGAATGCTTATTGCCTCTATTGGTGTGATTCTTCTTGCTCATCTCTTCACCTCCATAATCATAATCGTCTCCCTTTTCGATGAAAATTATGAGGAGCAATGGAGATACTAACAATGTATTGGAGGTATGAATGATGAATAAAGGAGTATATACAGCTTTTATCAGCATCATTGCTGCACAGGCGTTAAAGATACCCATTCACTACGTAAAGTCAAGTCAATGGAACTGGAAAATGCTTTTTCAAACTGGGGGTATGCCGAGTTCCCATTCCGCAGGGGTCGCTTCCTTGACAACTTTCATCGGTCTTAAAAAAGGAATACCTGCTATTGAATTTGCTCTATCCTTAATATTTGGATTAATTGTCATGTATGATGCACAAGGTATTCGCCGACAGACAGGAGAGCTGACATTGAAAGTGAATGACTTGGATGAACTGATCAGGAAAATACATGAGAAAGACCCGGTTGCCGTTGAACAGACAAGCCACACGAGGCTGAAAGAAATGCTCGGGCATCAGCCTGAGGAGGTTCTGGGCGGTGCATTGCTGGGCAGTGCCATCGGCTGGATGGGTCATAATTTGTCGAAAAAAGATAGAAAAAACAGAAGATTTAAGGTAAGATAAATGGGATTGTATGTAAGGGTGGGAGAAGCTTGTGAAAAAGAATCTATCTCTTGAGGACTTTCTGCTTGATTTACAAGACAAAGGCTTTAAATTTGAAGAAGATGCGATCGGCTTCATTTATTTCGGGAAACGTTCCACGGAGGCATCCGATCAAATGGTGAAAGCGGCAATCGAAATCACTTTAAAGACACAAAAGTCCTTTGATGCCAGTTTTTACGTTTCCCTTTTGGAAACATTAATCGAGCATAAAATTCAAACCCGCTATCATGCCCTTGATTATGTAAGAAAGATCGGGCTGCTGGCTTAACAAAAAAGCTGTCCCTTCTGCTATGTGCAGCGGACAGCTTTTTTCTTTTTCATAATTCTGATGAAGGGGTTTTCTGCAAGAACCATCCCCGAAAGGATGAAAAAGCATCCCATTGCAGCACTGCCCGATAACCGTTCGTGTATCCAGAAATAAGATGTGAGTGCGGCAAAGACAGGTTCCATTGTAAAAATGATGGCAGTCTTAGCGGGACTGGTGTATGTCTGACTTATGGTCTGAATCAAATACGCCGCTGAAGTCGCAAAAACAGATGTAACCATAATGGCAAATAATACATTCCGAGAAAAAATGATATCAGGCTTAATTGCATGAAAAGGATTTTCAACGGCAAGCGAGGCCATTCCACTCAGGATTGACACGGTGAATATTTGGATGATCGTCAACGACAATAAGGAACCGTTCTTTGAAAAAGTATGAGTGTATAGGATATGGAAAGTAAATCCGATCGCACATAAAAAAACATAGACATCGCCTTTATTAATGGCATGTGATCCCGCGAATGTCAATAAATATAATCCGATGGCTGAAAAGGCTGCACCGACCAGGACGATTGGTGCAGCTCTCCTTTTCAGGAATGCAAAGGAAAGTAAGGGCACCAATACGACACTGAGTCCTGTAATGAAACCAGCCTTGGATGGTGTTGTGTATTGAAGGCCGATTGTCTGCAAAGAATATCCTA
This window harbors:
- a CDS encoding DMT family transporter, which translates into the protein MQMNKKLISEASLFFVTFIWGTTFVIVQNALSVIPPMTFNFIRFLLAGILLLPFLYFTKKRTQAKRMRLKLFASGIILGIFLFLGYSLQTIGLQYTTPSKAGFITGLSVVLVPLLSFAFLKRRAAPIVLVGAAFSAIGLYLLTFAGSHAINKGDVYVFLCAIGFTFHILYTHTFSKNGSLLSLTIIQIFTVSILSGMASLAVENPFHAIKPDIIFSRNVLFAIMVTSVFATSAAYLIQTISQTYTSPAKTAIIFTMEPVFAALTSYFWIHERLSGSAAMGCFFILSGMVLAENPFIRIMKKKKAVRCT
- a CDS encoding small, acid-soluble spore protein L, whose protein sequence is MSKKNHTNRGNKHSGVSPQGYAEDTEFAQEPKSKLENAAKKATKK
- a CDS encoding DUF6123 family protein is translated as MKKNLSLEDFLLDLQDKGFKFEEDAIGFIYFGKRSTEASDQMVKAAIEITLKTQKSFDASFYVSLLETLIEHKIQTRYHALDYVRKIGLLA
- a CDS encoding divergent PAP2 family protein, which codes for MNKGVYTAFISIIAAQALKIPIHYVKSSQWNWKMLFQTGGMPSSHSAGVASLTTFIGLKKGIPAIEFALSLIFGLIVMYDAQGIRRQTGELTLKVNDLDELIRKIHEKDPVAVEQTSHTRLKEMLGHQPEEVLGGALLGSAIGWMGHNLSKKDRKNRRFKVR